In a single window of the Eshraghiella crossota genome:
- the addA gene encoding helicase-exonuclease AddAB subunit AddA, translating into MSNWTSEQQTAIYERNCNLLVSAAAGSGKTAVLVERIVSRVFDERNPVDIDRIVIVTFTKSAAGEMKERLTKRFEDILKADCGNRRAIRQIALINHAKITTIDSFCSYILKNYYNTIGYEPSYRIADKGETELIKEDVYNELLEERLKNNDENLITAINSLTQGKSIAPFFDIIKKLYDASESHPWPKEWLSDCAKLYDIDNEEELNASPVIEYLFSYIKELLNEMSQSYDNLIELCEDPGLSGVRDVLCDDKSKVTRLLECNSFTELNNNADKNFRTKPRAGKGTDKELSDYITAERNSLKKEITEIIDLYCCYPYEDIIDEVACVRTSITAVVDFTTEFADRYREAKEERQIAEFSDVAHRALEILVSKEGKTEKYTHVADELSELYDEIYIDEYQDSNYVQEKILNAVSRCRFGCNNIFMVGDVKQSIYRFRMARPEIFIDKYNTYTEEQSPERKIELHKNFRSTVNVINSVNDIFRRIMKKSVGNIEYNDDAALNYGGNIKDEINTDTDICMYVKESDDYNDDSKGIINAEIAAMRIKEIMAENEELTYKDFVILLRSGKDAGPEYVDTLGNMGIPADYASTTGYFSAYEVRLIIDVLKVIDNERQEIPLLAVMKSYFAGFTANEMALIKGNRRKKNYYDCLCEFSKGDGETAKKCRKFMNFIGEYRKKAGVMTIRELVSELIYSTGYYDYVGFLLNGSRRKMNINMFILQAEKFEKTSFSGLFNFVRYIDKIRNYDVDFGEAGNAGNDNNYVRIMTIHQSKGLQFPVVILGNSDKRFNEEDLKSKIIIDEDFGISMDYVDLKSRRKQKFLFKEIMKKKYEREGTGEEIRLLYVALTRAVQKLVVTGVVSSKKYEEFTSDIDRSIIDMKFILGNKNYISLILGALQSDELCGKYNYICYDNELLTDNVKDAVKEDLTDINELFRRAFSGRKDTEQVKNTVEYIYPHKEIKNLKSKYSVSEIKHMSMEENEDEASKVIAPERTKAVPRFRKGVDEEVKGTLRGTAYHRFFEILNYDCCKDYNSIEEYLKTSVAAGKISEEYAGLINLKRFEEFLQTDLGKRMGSAYKKGLLFREQPFIMELGADMIDKEYPSDEKILVQGIVDAFFFEEDKVYIVDYKTDRVEQGKAGEKALVERYHKQLELYADTISRVTGKETGGCYIYSTCLKKEILI; encoded by the coding sequence ATGAGTAACTGGACAAGTGAACAGCAGACCGCTATATATGAAAGAAACTGTAATCTTCTTGTAAGTGCTGCGGCAGGATCGGGTAAAACCGCTGTTCTTGTTGAGAGAATTGTAAGCCGTGTTTTTGATGAACGGAATCCGGTTGATATAGACAGAATAGTAATAGTGACTTTTACAAAATCAGCAGCAGGAGAAATGAAAGAGCGTCTTACAAAGCGTTTTGAAGATATTCTCAAGGCGGATTGCGGTAACAGACGGGCAATCAGACAGATTGCTCTTATTAACCATGCCAAAATCACGACGATAGACAGTTTTTGCAGTTATATTCTTAAAAATTATTATAATACCATAGGCTATGAGCCTTCATACAGAATTGCAGATAAAGGCGAAACAGAACTTATTAAGGAAGATGTATATAATGAACTGCTGGAAGAACGCCTTAAAAACAATGACGAAAATCTCATAACAGCCATTAACAGTCTTACACAGGGTAAATCAATAGCACCTTTTTTTGATATTATTAAAAAACTTTATGATGCCTCAGAAAGCCACCCTTGGCCTAAGGAATGGCTTTCTGACTGTGCAAAATTATATGATATTGATAATGAGGAGGAATTAAATGCTTCTCCTGTCATAGAATATCTTTTTTCATATATAAAAGAACTTCTGAATGAGATGTCACAATCCTATGATAACCTCATAGAATTATGCGAAGACCCCGGACTTAGCGGGGTAAGGGATGTTTTATGTGATGATAAAAGCAAGGTTACAAGGCTTCTTGAATGTAATAGTTTTACGGAACTTAATAACAATGCAGATAAGAATTTCCGTACAAAACCAAGGGCAGGAAAAGGTACTGATAAGGAACTTAGCGATTACATTACAGCAGAAAGAAACAGCCTCAAAAAAGAAATTACAGAAATAATAGATTTATACTGCTGTTATCCTTATGAAGATATAATAGACGAGGTGGCATGCGTAAGGACAAGCATCACTGCTGTAGTTGATTTTACTACTGAGTTTGCAGACAGATACAGGGAGGCCAAAGAAGAAAGGCAAATTGCAGAGTTCTCGGATGTTGCCCACAGGGCACTTGAAATCCTTGTGTCAAAAGAGGGAAAAACAGAAAAGTATACCCATGTAGCAGATGAACTTTCTGAATTATATGATGAAATATATATAGATGAATATCAGGACAGTAACTACGTTCAGGAGAAAATACTGAATGCCGTATCAAGGTGCAGGTTTGGCTGCAATAATATATTTATGGTAGGCGATGTAAAACAGAGTATTTACAGATTCCGAATGGCAAGACCTGAAATATTTATAGACAAATACAATACATATACGGAAGAGCAATCGCCGGAACGCAAGATTGAACTTCATAAGAATTTCAGAAGTACCGTTAATGTTATTAATTCCGTTAATGATATTTTCAGGCGTATTATGAAAAAAAGCGTTGGTAATATTGAATATAATGATGACGCAGCACTTAATTACGGTGGAAATATCAAGGATGAGATTAACACCGACACGGATATATGTATGTATGTCAAAGAAAGTGACGATTATAACGATGATTCCAAGGGCATAATTAATGCTGAAATTGCAGCTATGAGAATTAAAGAGATTATGGCAGAGAATGAGGAGCTTACATACAAGGATTTTGTAATTCTTTTAAGAAGTGGTAAAGACGCAGGACCGGAATATGTGGATACTCTCGGTAATATGGGAATTCCTGCGGATTATGCATCAACAACGGGATATTTTTCCGCTTATGAAGTAAGGCTTATAATCGATGTATTAAAGGTTATTGATAACGAAAGACAGGAAATTCCGCTTTTAGCAGTTATGAAGTCATATTTTGCAGGATTTACCGCTAATGAAATGGCATTGATAAAAGGCAACAGACGTAAAAAAAATTACTATGACTGTCTTTGCGAGTTTAGTAAAGGTGACGGAGAGACCGCTAAAAAGTGCAGGAAATTCATGAATTTTATAGGAGAATACCGTAAAAAAGCAGGTGTTATGACCATAAGGGAACTTGTGTCGGAACTTATATATTCGACGGGATATTATGATTATGTAGGATTCCTTTTAAACGGCAGCAGAAGAAAAATGAACATCAATATGTTTATATTACAGGCTGAGAAGTTTGAGAAAACAAGTTTTTCGGGGCTTTTTAATTTCGTAAGATACATTGATAAAATAAGAAATTACGATGTGGATTTCGGTGAAGCGGGTAATGCAGGCAATGATAACAATTATGTGAGAATAATGACTATACATCAAAGTAAGGGTTTGCAGTTCCCGGTTGTTATTCTCGGTAATTCCGATAAACGTTTTAACGAAGAAGATTTAAAGAGTAAAATTATTATAGATGAAGATTTTGGTATTTCAATGGACTATGTTGATTTGAAAAGCCGGAGAAAACAAAAATTTCTTTTCAAGGAGATAATGAAAAAGAAATACGAGCGTGAAGGAACGGGAGAAGAGATAAGGCTTCTTTATGTGGCACTTACAAGAGCAGTCCAGAAATTAGTGGTAACAGGAGTTGTTTCTTCAAAGAAATACGAAGAGTTTACATCAGATATAGACAGAAGCATTATTGATATGAAGTTTATACTTGGCAATAAGAATTACATCTCGCTTATCCTTGGAGCATTGCAGTCAGATGAACTTTGCGGTAAGTATAATTATATCTGCTATGACAATGAATTACTTACGGATAATGTAAAAGATGCGGTTAAAGAAGATTTGACAGATATAAACGAACTGTTCAGACGGGCATTTAGCGGAAGAAAGGACACAGAACAGGTTAAAAATACTGTGGAATATATATATCCTCACAAGGAGATAAAGAACCTTAAGTCTAAATATTCCGTTTCGGAAATTAAGCACATGTCCATGGAAGAGAATGAGGACGAGGCATCAAAGGTAATCGCTCCCGAAAGAACCAAAGCTGTTCCGCGTTTCAGGAAAGGCGTGGATGAAGAAGTCAAAGGCACATTAAGAGGAACGGCTTATCACAGGTTTTTTGAAATCCTTAATTATGACTGCTGCAAAGATTACAACTCCATTGAGGAATATTTAAAGACTTCGGTGGCAGCAGGTAAAATATCAGAAGAGTATGCGGGCTTAATCAATCTTAAAAGATTTGAAGAATTCTTACAGACAGATCTTGGAAAAAGAATGGGCAGTGCATACAAAAAAGGACTGTTATTCAGGGAACAGCCTTTTATTATGGAACTTGGTGCCGATATGATTGACAAGGAATATCCGTCAGATGAAAAGATTCTTGTTCAGGGAATAGTTGACGCTTTCTTTTTTGAAGAAGATAAAGTATATATTGTTGATTATAAAACGGACAGGGTAGAGCAGGGCAAGGCAGGCGAAAAGGCATTGGTCGAAAGATACCATAAGCAGTTAGAATTGTATGCGGATACCATATCAAGAGTTACGGGAAAAGAAACGGGCGGCTGTTATATTTATTCAACCTGCCTTAAAAAAGAAATATTAATTTAA
- a CDS encoding S8 family peptidase, which produces MEGKIDSELLLALDVPEKERIKTDDLNVGYSDGVWELIVRYSHNIVTEVTELNGSIKELLGGYGLVRIPRENIDRLAETDGVLFIEKPKSLQYELLYSKIISCMEPDVNRNGNGGEGVYVAVIDSGIDYFHPDFIVDGKTRIAVIYDEVTGRVYSREDIDNAIAENNRSLIMDKSGHGTSVAGIAAGNNGVAFKSDIIVVKLGEDNFFSTARLMEGVDFALKFAMENNRPIAINISIGNNYGAHDGTSLFETYIDYVTEIWKNNVIVGAGNEADKRIHTMVKLNDRRKMCEFIVGNYEESIAIQIWKRYWDDFYIEIENPSGERYVVPKGEGIYEFKSTDELIYVYVGTATPYSYNSEILLQIIPDNVYVKSGIWQILFYPDSIKDGKIDLWISGRTMLTGQTGFTSAVPETTLTIPSTSYRVITVGAYNGRTFSYAPFSGRGNTKNLVTVKPDISAPGVDISAPYPGGGYRLASGTSVAAPFVTGAAAILMEWGIVKGNDFFMYGERLKAKLIKDSIQNNGQNIWPNRLLGWGLLCLKII; this is translated from the coding sequence ATGGAAGGTAAAATTGATTCAGAACTATTACTGGCACTTGATGTACCTGAAAAGGAACGGATTAAAACCGATGACCTTAATGTAGGTTACAGTGACGGAGTATGGGAACTGATTGTGAGATACAGTCATAATATTGTTACAGAAGTTACTGAATTAAACGGAAGCATAAAAGAGCTCTTAGGTGGATACGGGCTTGTCAGAATTCCAAGAGAAAATATTGACAGGCTGGCAGAAACCGATGGAGTTCTTTTTATTGAAAAACCCAAAAGCCTTCAGTATGAGTTGTTATATTCAAAGATAATTTCCTGCATGGAGCCTGATGTAAACAGAAACGGGAACGGAGGAGAGGGTGTATATGTTGCGGTAATTGACAGCGGTATTGATTATTTTCATCCTGATTTTATTGTGGATGGCAAAACAAGGATTGCCGTTATTTACGATGAAGTTACAGGCAGAGTCTATTCAAGGGAAGATATTGACAATGCCATTGCAGAAAATAACAGGTCCTTGATTATGGACAAATCGGGACATGGAACAAGCGTGGCAGGTATTGCGGCAGGAAATAACGGTGTGGCATTTAAGTCGGATATAATAGTTGTAAAACTTGGCGAAGATAATTTTTTCAGTACGGCAAGACTTATGGAGGGAGTGGATTTTGCATTAAAATTTGCAATGGAAAATAACCGCCCGATTGCCATAAATATTAGTATAGGAAACAACTACGGTGCCCATGACGGAACATCACTATTTGAAACATATATAGATTATGTTACGGAAATATGGAAAAATAATGTGATTGTCGGCGCAGGCAATGAAGCTGATAAGCGTATACATACGATGGTGAAACTTAATGACCGGAGAAAAATGTGCGAATTTATTGTAGGAAATTACGAAGAGTCCATTGCCATACAGATATGGAAAAGGTACTGGGATGATTTTTACATAGAAATAGAAAATCCTTCCGGAGAAAGGTATGTTGTGCCAAAAGGTGAGGGTATATATGAATTTAAGAGCACCGATGAATTAATATATGTATATGTGGGAACTGCCACACCATACAGTTATAACAGCGAGATACTTTTACAGATTATTCCGGATAATGTATACGTAAAAAGCGGAATCTGGCAGATATTGTTTTATCCGGACAGTATTAAAGACGGAAAAATAGATTTGTGGATTTCCGGAAGAACGATGCTTACCGGGCAGACCGGATTTACAAGTGCGGTTCCGGAAACTACACTTACAATTCCATCCACGTCTTACAGGGTAATAACAGTGGGGGCATATAACGGAAGAACTTTTTCTTATGCTCCGTTTTCAGGCAGGGGTAATACTAAAAATCTTGTAACCGTAAAGCCTGATATATCGGCTCCGGGCGTGGATATATCAGCACCCTACCCCGGAGGCGGCTACAGGCTTGCAAGCGGTACGTCAGTTGCGGCACCTTTTGTGACCGGGGCAGCAGCAATACTTATGGAATGGGGGATTGTAAAAGGGAATGATTTCTTTATGTATGGAGAACGTTTAAAGGCAAAACTCATTAAGGATTCCATACAGAATAACGGGCAGAATATATGGCCAAACCGTCTTTTGGGCTGGGGTTTGTTATGCCTCAAAATAATTTGA
- a CDS encoding FeoA family protein produces MMPLSMINEGATGTVARVGGKEETRRFLENLGFVPGVSVTVISRLGGNMIVNVKDSRIAIGNDMANKIMV; encoded by the coding sequence ATGATGCCGCTGTCAATGATTAATGAAGGTGCAACAGGCACTGTAGCAAGAGTTGGTGGAAAGGAAGAGACAAGAAGATTTTTAGAGAATCTTGGTTTTGTACCTGGTGTTAGTGTAACTGTTATTTCCAGACTTGGAGGTAATATGATTGTTAATGTTAAGGATTCAAGAATCGCAATTGGTAATGATATGGCCAATAAAATAATGGTATAA
- a CDS encoding FeoA family protein: MTLREAAIGQTVRVKKLTGDGPVKRRIMDMGITKGVEINIRKVAPLGDPIEVTVRGYELSVRKADAAMIEVE, from the coding sequence ATGACATTAAGAGAAGCTGCAATTGGACAGACCGTAAGAGTTAAGAAGCTTACCGGGGATGGTCCTGTCAAGAGAAGAATCATGGATATGGGAATTACTAAAGGTGTCGAGATTAACATAAGAAAAGTTGCGCCACTCGGTGACCCTATCGAAGTTACCGTAAGAGGTTATGAATTGTCGGTAAGAAAAGCTGATGCCGCAATGATAGAGGTAGAATAA
- the feoB gene encoding ferrous iron transporter B, with translation MSLKIALAGNPNCGKTTLFNALTGSNQFVGNWPGVTVEKKEGKLKFDKEVTIMDLPGIYSLSPYTLEEVVARTYLINERPDAILNIVDGTNLERNLYLSTQIMELGIPVVMAVNMIDILEKTGDTVDTDKLSEKLGCTVVKISALKGRGIKEAAEQAVKVAKKKEISQVVHSFADDVESVIEEVMDKVTGVDDSQKRFFAIKLLEKDDKIAEMMKDVPDVSAEIKKLEDMKDDDVESIIVNERYTYISSIIGDCIKKAAKKKLSVSDKIDRVVTNRFAALPIFAAIMFLVYFVSMSTVGSWATDWANDGVFGDGWHLFGIGSSKYSEATDDWAEENIFSNDDVKAVLEKAAEADVIGAGDLLDSFEDADFDAFSENYGSYADSLDEAGYSIAGMLPLDEEGEFESPDPADYGVWVPGIPVLVEKGLNAIHCVDWLQSLILDGIIAGVGAVLGFVPQMLVLFIFLAFLEACGYMARVAFIMDRIFRKFGLSGKSFIPMLIGSGCGVPGVMASRTIESDRDRKMTIMTTTFIPCGAKMPIIAMIGTALFGGAWWIAPLAYFAGVAAIICSGIILKKTKIFAGDPAPFVMELPAYHLPTVGNVLRSMWERGSSFIKKAGTIILLSSIVIWAGSVFGWDNGFGFHPDMELADSILGHIGNGIKWIFAPLGFGDASATIATIMGLVAKEEVVGVFGVLDFIGLTKLAGISFMLFNLFCAPCFAALGAIKREMNSAKWFWITVAYQCVFAYLVSFVVYNIGGLFTGLGFTVATAIAILIVIGFVYLLVRPYKESNHLNAKVKLD, from the coding sequence ATGTCATTAAAAATTGCACTCGCAGGTAATCCAAACTGCGGTAAAACAACATTATTTAATGCACTCACCGGTTCCAACCAGTTCGTCGGTAACTGGCCCGGCGTTACAGTTGAAAAAAAGGAAGGTAAGTTAAAGTTTGATAAAGAAGTAACAATCATGGACCTTCCGGGTATATATTCTTTATCACCTTACACACTTGAAGAGGTCGTAGCAAGAACATACCTTATTAATGAAAGACCGGATGCGATACTTAATATCGTCGACGGTACCAACCTTGAAAGAAATCTTTATCTTTCAACCCAGATAATGGAACTTGGAATACCTGTTGTAATGGCTGTCAATATGATTGACATTTTAGAGAAAACAGGAGATACGGTGGACACTGATAAGTTAAGTGAAAAGCTTGGATGTACAGTTGTTAAGATTTCTGCTCTTAAGGGACGCGGAATCAAGGAAGCAGCAGAGCAGGCAGTTAAAGTTGCAAAAAAGAAAGAAATCAGCCAGGTTGTTCATTCCTTCGCAGATGATGTTGAATCCGTTATTGAAGAAGTAATGGATAAGGTAACAGGTGTTGACGATTCACAGAAACGTTTCTTTGCAATCAAGCTTCTGGAAAAAGATGATAAGATTGCAGAAATGATGAAAGATGTTCCGGATGTATCCGCAGAAATCAAGAAATTAGAGGATATGAAGGATGATGATGTTGAAAGCATTATTGTAAATGAAAGATATACATATATTTCTTCAATAATCGGAGATTGTATCAAAAAAGCAGCCAAGAAGAAACTTTCAGTATCAGATAAAATCGACAGAGTTGTAACCAACAGATTTGCGGCACTTCCAATATTTGCAGCAATCATGTTCCTTGTATATTTTGTTTCAATGAGTACAGTCGGTTCATGGGCTACGGACTGGGCTAATGACGGTGTATTCGGAGACGGCTGGCACTTATTCGGAATAGGTTCATCAAAGTACAGTGAAGCAACAGATGACTGGGCTGAAGAGAACATTTTCAGTAATGATGATGTTAAGGCAGTTCTTGAAAAAGCAGCAGAAGCTGATGTTATCGGCGCAGGTGATTTATTAGATTCATTTGAAGATGCAGACTTTGATGCTTTTTCAGAAAATTACGGTTCGTATGCCGATTCCCTTGATGAAGCCGGATATTCAATAGCAGGTATGTTACCTCTTGACGAAGAAGGCGAATTTGAAAGCCCTGACCCTGCAGATTATGGAGTCTGGGTACCTGGTATACCTGTTCTTGTAGAAAAAGGACTTAACGCAATTCATTGTGTAGACTGGTTACAGAGCCTTATACTTGATGGTATTATCGCCGGTGTAGGTGCTGTACTTGGTTTCGTACCTCAGATGCTTGTATTGTTCATATTCCTTGCATTCCTTGAAGCGTGTGGTTATATGGCGAGAGTAGCTTTCATTATGGATAGAATTTTCCGTAAGTTCGGTCTTTCAGGAAAATCTTTCATTCCAATGTTAATCGGTTCAGGTTGTGGCGTTCCGGGTGTTATGGCTTCAAGAACAATCGAAAGCGACAGAGACCGTAAGATGACAATCATGACAACAACATTTATTCCATGTGGTGCCAAGATGCCAATTATCGCAATGATAGGTACAGCATTATTCGGTGGTGCATGGTGGATAGCACCTCTTGCATACTTTGCAGGCGTGGCAGCAATTATCTGCTCAGGTATTATTCTTAAGAAAACGAAGATTTTCGCAGGAGACCCGGCACCATTCGTAATGGAACTTCCTGCATATCATCTTCCAACTGTAGGAAATGTATTAAGAAGCATGTGGGAAAGAGGCTCATCATTTATTAAGAAAGCGGGAACAATTATCCTTCTTTCATCAATTGTAATCTGGGCAGGCTCAGTATTCGGATGGGATAACGGATTTGGTTTCCATCCTGATATGGAACTTGCAGACAGTATATTAGGACATATCGGAAACGGTATTAAGTGGATATTTGCTCCACTCGGATTTGGTGACGCAAGTGCAACAATTGCCACAATCATGGGTCTTGTTGCAAAGGAAGAAGTTGTCGGCGTATTTGGTGTTCTCGACTTCATCGGTTTAACAAAACTTGCCGGAATTTCATTTATGTTATTTAACCTTTTCTGTGCACCATGTTTCGCCGCTCTCGGTGCAATCAAGAGAGAGATGAACAGTGCAAAATGGTTCTGGATAACAGTGGCTTACCAGTGTGTATTTGCATACCTTGTATCATTTGTTGTATATAATATCGGCGGATTATTCACAGGCCTTGGATTTACAGTTGCCACAGCAATCGCAATCCTTATTGTAATTGGCTTTGTATATCTCTTAGTAAGACCATACAAAGAAAGCAATCACTTAAATGCAAAAGTTAAATTAGATTAA
- a CDS encoding Fur family transcriptional regulator encodes MEKKYLIDELKKNGFRITKQREMLLDIILENNCSCIKEIYYKAQKKDKNIGFATVYRMVNMLENMGFINRKNMYRIACSETCKAAQGCLIEFDDDSKLELSGTDWNKVIYEGLKGLQLLDNRNIRSILSIPCSEGE; translated from the coding sequence ATGGAAAAAAAGTATTTAATAGATGAATTAAAGAAAAATGGTTTCAGAATAACAAAACAGAGAGAAATGTTATTGGACATAATCCTTGAAAATAACTGCAGCTGTATTAAAGAAATTTATTATAAAGCCCAGAAAAAAGATAAAAACATAGGTTTTGCCACTGTTTACAGAATGGTAAATATGCTTGAAAACATGGGCTTTATTAACAGAAAGAATATGTACAGGATAGCCTGCAGCGAGACCTGTAAAGCAGCACAGGGTTGTCTTATCGAATTTGATGACGATTCAAAACTGGAACTTTCCGGCACTGATTGGAATAAAGTAATATATGAGGGCTTGAAAGGGCTTCAATTACTTGACAACAGAAATATAAGAAGTATATTATCTATTCCATGCAGTGAAGGAGAATGA
- a CDS encoding ZIP family metal transporter, with the protein MNKNLIITILLPFLGTTLGSACVFIMRNELKVNTRKILAGFAAGVMVAASIWSLLIPAIEQSEKMGKLSFIPAFAGFWIGTLFLLLLDKVVPHTHIDSTDEGPSTTLKKTTKLVLAVTLHNIPEGMAVGVVCAGWLRNNGSINMLGALALSIGIAIQNFPEGAIVSMPLKSEGMSKKKAFVMGTLSGVVEPVAAVITVLAAGVLIPVLPYLLSFAAGAMLYVVVEELIPEMTEGSDHSNMGTIFFAVGFTLMMVLDVALG; encoded by the coding sequence ATGAACAAAAACCTTATTATAACAATTCTGCTGCCTTTTTTAGGAACAACTCTCGGTTCGGCATGTGTTTTCATAATGCGTAATGAACTGAAAGTAAATACAAGAAAAATTCTTGCAGGCTTTGCCGCAGGGGTAATGGTAGCGGCATCTATATGGAGTCTTTTGATTCCGGCCATAGAACAGTCAGAAAAAATGGGAAAGTTATCCTTTATACCTGCATTTGCAGGCTTCTGGATTGGCACATTGTTTTTGCTTTTGTTAGATAAGGTGGTTCCCCATACACATATTGACAGTACGGATGAGGGACCTTCCACAACTTTAAAAAAAACAACAAAGCTTGTCCTTGCCGTTACCTTGCACAATATTCCGGAGGGCATGGCAGTAGGTGTGGTATGTGCCGGATGGTTAAGGAACAACGGCTCCATCAATATGCTTGGTGCACTGGCGTTATCCATAGGTATCGCAATCCAGAATTTCCCGGAAGGCGCAATCGTATCCATGCCGCTTAAATCAGAAGGCATGAGCAAGAAAAAAGCCTTTGTTATGGGTACATTATCGGGAGTTGTAGAACCTGTTGCGGCAGTAATCACAGTATTGGCGGCAGGAGTTCTGATACCTGTGCTTCCGTATCTGCTTTCATTTGCAGCAGGTGCCATGTTATATGTGGTTGTGGAGGAACTGATTCCTGAGATGACAGAGGGCAGTGATCACTCCAATATGGGAACAATCTTCTTTGCGGTTGGTTTTACATTGATGATGGTGCTTGATGTGGCACTGGGATAA
- a CDS encoding metal-dependent transcriptional regulator: MIINESAENYLETILILSNKLPVVRSVDVANELDFKKSSVSIAMKNLKSNGHITVTDAGFIYLTESGREIAEKVYERHRFISSWLISLGVPEDIATEDACKMEHIISNESYAAIKDYIKANTKENN, from the coding sequence ATGATCATTAACGAATCAGCTGAAAATTATTTAGAGACAATCCTTATACTCAGTAACAAATTACCTGTAGTACGTTCGGTAGATGTTGCTAATGAACTTGATTTTAAGAAATCAAGCGTAAGTATTGCAATGAAGAATCTTAAATCCAACGGACACATAACGGTTACTGATGCGGGCTTTATATATCTGACTGAATCAGGCAGGGAAATCGCCGAGAAAGTCTATGAAAGGCATCGTTTTATCTCATCATGGCTTATTTCCCTTGGTGTTCCGGAGGATATCGCCACAGAAGATGCCTGTAAGATGGAACATATTATAAGCAACGAAAGCTACGCTGCCATTAAGGATTACATCAAGGCTAATACTAAAGAGAATAATTAA
- the rsmH gene encoding 16S rRNA (cytosine(1402)-N(4))-methyltransferase RsmH, translating to MGEEQIHKRRVRYKGTHPRKFSEKYKELNPEKYGDTIEKVISKGSTPAGMHIPIMVEEILDVLKVQPGDVGLDATLGYGGHSGKILEKLKGSGHLYSLDIDPIEIVRTEKRLRDKGFSEDVFTVIRTNFKNIDEVSGTAGKFDFLMADLGVSSMQIDNPERGFSYKNEGPLDLRLDPSKGEPASERLKKLTKDEFTGMLIENSDEPYAKEIATEVFNEFRKKKEINTTTDLYKAIEKALSFIPEKERKDAVKKSSQRTFQALRIDVNSEFEVLEEFLQKLPDVMKEGGRIAILTFHSGEDRLVKQYFKMYKRDGVLSEISDVIRPSAAECARNGRARSTKLRWAVR from the coding sequence ATGGGCGAAGAACAGATTCATAAGAGAAGAGTACGCTATAAAGGTACTCATCCGAGAAAATTCAGTGAGAAATATAAAGAACTCAATCCTGAAAAATACGGCGATACAATAGAAAAAGTCATAAGCAAGGGCAGTACACCTGCGGGAATGCACATTCCTATAATGGTGGAGGAGATTCTTGATGTATTAAAGGTACAACCGGGAGATGTGGGGCTTGATGCCACATTGGGATATGGTGGACATTCAGGTAAGATTCTTGAAAAATTAAAGGGCAGCGGTCATTTATATTCCCTTGACATAGACCCTATAGAAATAGTCAGGACAGAAAAGAGATTAAGGGATAAAGGCTTTTCGGAGGATGTTTTTACGGTTATAAGGACTAATTTCAAAAATATAGACGAAGTCAGTGGGACAGCCGGTAAATTTGATTTCCTGATGGCAGACCTTGGAGTATCTTCCATGCAGATTGATAACCCGGAGAGAGGTTTTTCATACAAAAACGAAGGCCCGCTTGATTTACGCCTTGACCCGTCAAAGGGAGAACCGGCTTCGGAAAGATTAAAGAAACTTACAAAAGACGAATTTACGGGTATGTTAATAGAAAATTCCGATGAGCCTTATGCAAAAGAAATTGCAACCGAGGTATTTAACGAATTCAGAAAGAAAAAAGAGATAAATACCACCACAGACTTATATAAGGCAATAGAAAAGGCACTTTCTTTTATACCTGAAAAAGAACGTAAAGATGCGGTTAAAAAATCCAGCCAGAGAACTTTTCAGGCACTGAGGATAGACGTAAACAGCGAATTTGAAGTGCTGGAAGAATTTTTACAAAAGCTGCCGGATGTAATGAAAGAGGGCGGAAGAATAGCAATCCTTACATTTCACTCAGGAGAAGACCGCCTTGTTAAGCAGTATTTTAAAATGTACAAAAGAGACGGCGTTTTATCGGAAATATCAGATGTTATAAGACCGTCAGCAGCAGAATGTGCCAGAAACGGAAGGGCCAGGTCCACGAAATTAAGATGGGCGGTCCGCTAA